TCATCCTCTCAATTCACCCCCAAAGGTGGAAACTCTAGATGGAAAACCACCGTGAGCATTATTCACTTGGACGGTAAGCTAAAGCAATTCAAAAAGCCCATAAAAGCAGAACGTGTTCTGTCCCAGAACCAAAACTGCTTCCTCTGTAGCTCAGAGTCTATGCATGTTGGTTCACTATTGCCTCATGTGAAACCAAATGAAGAGCTTCATTTGGGTCAGATATATTTCTTGTTTCCACTCTCCAAATCCCACATACCACTTTCTCTGCAGTTGTTGTGTGCACTAGCCATCAAGGCTAATGCAGCTCTAGTTCATTTGGAGGCTACCAATTGGTCCAATTCAATGCTGAAATCATCTTCTGTTTCTCATGCAAATTGCCTTACTCATGGAAGCCTTTCATGTATGCCTAGAGGGCTTTAAGGACAAAGCGGACATCATGGCATTGCTTCACATAGATCAATGTGGAATgacataaactttttttttttttaatttttgttcatTGTTTAAATTCTCTGTATTTGGACTATTAACTTTTAGTTTGATAAGAAAGTAAAGAACAAATTGTGGAGTGTCTGATAGGGGGAAAGAAAAGTGAAGCTAAGAAACTTATCTTGAGTGTATTTTATTGTCTTCTGTTAAAATAGAGGGGAAAAAAAGAATATTCAGCTTTAGAACTATTAGGAATTTAGCATACACTGACACAGCTCTGCAATTACATAATGTAGTTGTAATTCATTTTTTACAAAGAAGTTGTGTATGCTCTATTGGACGAAAGTCTTTAGTGGTACGTACTAAGTGAACCAACCACCTCAATATCAAATAAGTAAATAACTACATAAACACTACAATTTACACAATTACTTTCAATTACAGAATTGTTGAATACAAACACTTTACAACCTAGCATCCCCATTAGCAATATTAATCAAGTAttattgtatatatacatacaaaagaaaattataaaccCAAACACTAGCGCTTTGTGAACAGGGGACCCGGGTAACTCTATCAAATATCAAACTTAATTAGGAAGTACAGGAAGTGCATGAGCTGGAAGATATTGAGTCTAAGAAGATGATGGCTTCATTTCAGATTTAATGGCACCGACCAGCTGATCATAAGCTTGTGCCCATGCATTCTTCATCTCTGGTGACCACATTTCAGGTACAGCTTCTTTTATGGTATCCAGTAGTGCAAACTTTGTAACCTTTACAAAACCAAAGAATAAATTATACATATGCCCCATCAAATACAAAAAGCACTCCATATGCAAGATTACATTGTTTTATACAACTTGATGTAAAAGTTAATATAGCAAATGTCATTTTCAATCTTGTATATGTTGACACTTTCAAATAAACAATGCTTTCTCAAACATACTAAttgaaattttatatatatacctCAAAATGCTCGTTTACTACTCCATATTTATAATGGGTAGCACCTAGCTTTTTCAAGGTTGATTCTCTCACAGTGACTTTTCCAGCCTTCCGCAGTTGAGCTGCTGATTCACAAGTCTgcaataacaaaaacaaaataaagctTCTTAATTTATCTGATTTCGTATTcgaaaattcttctacaatttatTTTGTAACCAAAATCATGAGAAGCTCCTTGGTAGATTCTGATGAAAGAGAAAAGAGTAGTTAATCTAAACATAGTATTTATCATTCATTCAAATGGTGAATGGAGACAGAGTGAAAGGAAGTAAGGTTACCATGACAAAGACAGACATGGCATGAGGCTTGAGCTTGGGGTTCTCCTCCAAAGGAActtttgaatctctcaagaaaGAGAACAATTTCTGAGCTGATGGAGCAATCTCAAATATTCTACAAAGACACAATTTTTATTATCAATTCAATTGTTCTAAATAGCACATTGTTGTCTAAGGacaaaaatgaaaatacaacTATATATGCCATGAACTTATAATGTTGATGAAATTAAATGACTTACTTCAAGAAAAGCTTGAGACCCAGTTCAGCagaattcttcttcatcacGCTCCATGACTTGACCACAAGAGCTTCTTGCTCTTCAGTGAAACATGTGCTCCCAAGGGTGGACATGTTGTTAATTTGTTTGAGAATTGCGATGGAAGTGAAGTGAGAAAATGGTGGAATTGATGTGATTACTACTCTTGTTTGGTGAAAAGTATTTATAGTTGTTTTATTGAAGATGAAAGTTGGCCCTTCATGGCAATGAAGAGTTTATTATCGTGTTTGGATTTGAATCAAATTATGAGTAGGAAACCACGTGGAATGGAATTAAACATGGTGCCCAAAAAACTATGTGCTATGCGGCGAGAAGAGAGTGGTTTCAGAGTTCAACATGAGTCAGTCACGTGGGTTGAATTGAATTGTTGACAATTTCCTGCGTCATCCATGAACTTATCAACTTTCTTCTGGACAGCCATTGATTATTCATCAAGTGTTTTCTTTTTTGGGTGTGAAGTGTATGCAAGTAGTAGCCATCAATTGAAAGGCCCATCATTTGAATGATCTATTATTGTCGAAATGAACTCTGCCAAGTGTTTGAAGACCCACAAAAAAAAGAACTTTGTCAAGTATATATGGGCCTGCCACCTTTTTTTTGgtgaataaaataataataataagtgaTGTAGGAGATAGGGCAATGTTGTGGTTTTTTCAGAATTTAATTTCCAAAACGAAGATGAAGTTGCATCATAAGCTTCTGGATGAGAGTCTAAGAAGATGAGCTCATTTTAAATTTGATGGCACCAGCTAGTTGCATCATAAGCTTCTCCCCAAGAATATATTCTTCATGGCCGTGACCAAAATTCATGTACTGCTTCTTTTTCAGTGGGATTCATTGTTGGTTCTTTTCTTCATGGCAATGGTGAGTCAATACTCCATTTTTTTGGTTGCCATGTTGCACAAGATTTGTTGATTCACAATCTTGTAAAAgagttaatttatttataatttatttgttgCATTTCACCTTTCATTAAGTACATGCACGATCTGATTCCATTTCCCTCTAATTCACACTAAGATTAGGCTAGGGTGAGTAGAGTAACCATTCAAGGTGCCCAAAAGCTAGGTAGGTGTTTCTTGTGGCAAGAATCAAGGAACAAAAACAACACAAGATCCGTTTCACACTATTTAACATGAGTCCCGTGGCACAAGTATGAGTCgttttcatttttccttttggCACAAGTTATTGACATGTTGGCATTAAATTGGCTTCAAAATAAGTCGactattttgtttttaaaagaaGAGATATATGTCGACTATATAGTTCGACCTATAAATAGTTTATATAGAGAAAGATTTATTGTAAGAGAAGCTACTTAGTGTAATTTCATAACTTTATAAGATTAATCTCATGACTGcaactgtggaaaaaaaaagtgtgaatCAACAAGAAGGTAGCAATAGACTGCAACTTAGCTGGAATTGCACATGGTAATAAAAATGCAAATCAATTATGCAAAGGGGAATATGTTTATAAATTagtcaaataaaatatattatcacACGTACTTATAATTATCTCTTCAATTATATCAAGAGTGTAATGATTTCATTAACATTTATCGAAATGAAAAAGACATAAGTTAATAAACATGTTACTTGATAGTGAGCGTTTTATAAATATAAGTTCACAAACCATAACTTTCATATCTCCTCCTTTTATTTCTTTATCACTTTAGGAAGATGTGGAACTCAGGTGCAAATAATAATCACATTCAAATATATATTCAATTGCTGAATCATGAGTTCTGAACAAATTTCAACATTATACAGACACAGCCCCAAAGCAACAATAAGTAGTACATTTTGTTCATACAAACCCCATCAATTTTATTGAAACTGAGAGCAAAGGGTTGAAAAAAGAGTCTAAGACTCTGGTTTCATTTCAGCTATGATGGCACTGGCTAGCTGATCATGAGCGATTGCCCAAGCATCCTTCAATTCTAGTGACCACAATTCAGGCACTGCTTCTTTTATGGTGTCCAAAAGGGCCTGCTTTGTTACCTTTAATCACAAGATCAAAGTATAATTAAACTATACATTACTCTTCCTAGGAAATTGCTCTGTATTATTAAAAATTCCATCAGAAAACAGAACCAGTCACAATGCAAGATTAAATAATGTAGCGTGCAGAGATATGCACATGTTTTTCCCCTGTCATATTATTTCTGTTTCCTGCCAGTCTCATACAATCAAATGGAATCTGAGTTCTATCATCAGtgattatttaatttcaatatcAGCAGATGTCATTTTTCCATCTGCATATATTAATTCTCACAAGGAGAGTGATTCATCTACACCTATTTTGCGTGTAGACACCAATATTAAGAGGCGAGATGAacgaagagaagaaagaaaaatgatagaCTTATGGTGTGATgagaaaaatgagataaataGAAAAATAGGGAATATGTAGTATGTCTAAAACGTTTGTTTAATACTTTAATCTGTCTTAGAATGTGGGATTCGACTTTCCGAGGTTGAAAACGTCAAAGGAAATGCTCAGGTGTTTAGTCAAATATGATTGTTGTTACAAATCAACAATAGTGCTTTGTCAACCTTAATACTGATTgaaagtttatttaatttacctCAAAATGCTCCGGAATTACACCTTTTTTGAAATGGGTAGCCCCTAGCTTTTTCAAGTTTGATTCTCTCACGGTAACTTTACCTTCCTTCCGCAATTGAGCAGCAGATTCACAGGTCTGCAATAACAACaagtcaacaacaacaaaattgaTCATAGAAGACATagctttttctttccttttttatatTCATCCAAATGGTAAGTGGTGACAAAATCATGATAGTCTCAATAAACGAAGTAGCTCTAAAGATATGCTTTATATATTGGTCCAGCTATAGTCTCATCATATCAGGttataatatcaagatattaatATGAAAGATATATATCACATAGATAGATATTGGTACAACTATTTCAATATTTCATATAAGTTTTTGGATTCAAGTtgagatcaacaaaaataagGAGTTCATGTCACAATTGCTTAATTGGAATTCATGTTTTTCCATTGAAATTAACTCATAATGCGTGTGAATTGAAAACTAAACACAAATTGAATTAATGACCGATTCATTCAAGTGATAATGTTTGATTGTCTCATgtttgagtgaaaaaaaaaactttgctaGAGAACTAGCCCCAAAGATGTAGATGTTCTCATCTCAAAGATAACTAGAACAATTATACCATATATCTACATGGATTTGACTCGACAAAATAAGTAATCACAATTTATTCGGATTGTGATTTTATACTCACATCTATAACAAACCGTGATCTTAAAATCTCAACTTTTACCACTTAGTGTGTTAACAGTAAGGTGAAATATTAGACTCGCGGCTACCGGGTGTGGAGATAACTTAGGTAACACCATAAAAGAATCTCAGCTATTGATTTCTCAATTAACGATTGTGATTACTTCCTTTAGGACTAGAGTTGTACCAATGTTTCAATAGTATCTCCATACCATATTCTGCTATATCTCAAGAATTTCCAATATTACTGTTAGAATAGTATATTGTAATATTTATTCTTGATTTATTTTGATGTAA
This portion of the Lotus japonicus ecotype B-129 chromosome 3, LjGifu_v1.2 genome encodes:
- the LOC130745022 gene encoding non-symbiotic hemoglobin 1, producing the protein MSTLGSTCFTEEQEALVVKSWSVMKKNSAELGLKLFLKIFEIAPSAQKLFSFLRDSKVPLEENPKLKPHAMSVFVMTCESAAQLRKAGKVTVRESTLKKLGATHYKYGVVNEHFEVTKFALLDTIKEAVPEMWSPEMKNAWAQAYDQLVGAIKSEMKPSSS
- the LOC130747433 gene encoding non-symbiotic hemoglobin 1-like; its protein translation is MAENTTTIAFTEEQEALVVKSWNAMKKDSAELSFKFFSKILEIAPPAKQLFSFLRDSEVPLDQNPKLKPHAMSVFLMTCESAAQLRKEGKVTVRESNLKKLGATHFKKGVIPEHFEVTKQALLDTIKEAVPELWSLELKDAWAIAHDQLASAIIAEMKPES